Sequence from the Miscanthus floridulus cultivar M001 chromosome 16, ASM1932011v1, whole genome shotgun sequence genome:
CACCCTCACATGCTACAATGTTTAAGATTTCCCGCCCAAGCATTCCACCCTCTAAGAGCTTTCTTTCTTCATTATCTCGTGGAGCACTCATATCAAGCATGTCAAATAGAGAGGAGTAATGGAACAGAAGCTCTTTGAAACATGTCACGAAGAAGGGGGAACTGTATGATCCATTCAGAATGCCGAAAATAAACACCTTTGGGTTCATCCTCCTCATGATCTTCAGTACCCTATCCCTTGCGCTATTCATGGCTACTGTCTCATCGCCGAGGTTCTTCATCTGGTACATGCAGTTGATTATAAGCACTTCATCCTCGTCAATGTTAAGATCTTCGATCTGAATATCTTCATATCGTGAGTAAATGCCCTGATACTGAAAGGGTACCTTGTACATGTTTGCATAGTCAGCCAACAGCTTCCCTGCCCGCTCAATATTCTCCAAGGGGCTGAAACCTGGCCGTGGCACTTCTATACCTGTAATCCGAAGCCTTGGAGGCACTCCTTGCTCACCGAAAAGCTGAATCAGTGATGGCCATTGAAAACCAGTGCAGACACCAAAATCGACGATGTGCACCCTGGAGTGGCCCGCTGACGTTTCCATAAAAGTTTGGTTAGCGAAGGTGTATGATGCCCTGTTGAAAGGGCAAACTGCaagataaaagttgtagaccttcAACACGTCGTCTTCGCTTATCCGCTTCGCCAGCATCTTGTGGAACAACTGGCTCCCTG
This genomic interval carries:
- the LOC136512992 gene encoding scarecrow-like protein 9, with protein sequence MAAKEASKNSPKGESSTAQQKSRGTRQLKKEVVDLRTLLIHCAKAVATDDRLLASELIKKVRQHSSRVDGECCQRLAFYFVNGLEARLAGTGSQLFHKMLAKRISEDDVLKVYNFYLAVCPFNRASYTFANQTFMETSAGHSRVHIVDFGVCTGFQWPSLIQLFGEQGVPPRLRITGIEVPRPGFSPLENIERAGKLLADYANMYKVPFQYQGIYSRYEDIQIEDLNIDEDEVLIINCMYQMKNLGDETVAMNSARDRVLKIMRRMNPKVFIFGILNGSYSSPFFVTCFKELLFHYSSLFDMLDMSAPRDNEERKLLEGGMLGREILNIVACEGADRIEKPETYQQWQARCHKAGFEQLSLDPAIMKLVLWMKKEFYHEDFVADEDNGWLLQGWKGRVLYAVSKWKVNESCADQ